One segment of Rhodopirellula baltica SH 1 DNA contains the following:
- a CDS encoding NAD(+) synthase gives MTSSNELTFPKQRRQHGFYRIAAVSPKVVVADPAANAAETIQAMDAVVQQSDPDLILFPELGLSAYTCGDLFATQTLLDASLDALRTIVTHSHSCDAAIIVGLPLRVGTSVMNVAALVRGGVIRGLVPKTFLPNYREFYEARHFRAASATDPATVRIDRQDIPFGTDLLFQDGAATLGVEICEDLWVPVPPSSHAAIAGANVVVNLSASNELIGKAQWRRDLVVSQSGRLIAAYAYSSAGGGESTSDLVFGGHCLIAENGALIGESRRIGDTDDEDLPVQTQLIRDVDLQRLDHDRRVVGSFDDFQASLPRPYRTIDVAWAGSKKQSSSTTLLRTGKGNEKDATHSDQSDFNRLLRRVDPHPFVPDDLSKREERCGEILAIQTAGLVKRLQQLPADLPLTIGISGGLDSTLALLVAVSAVDQLKRDRKVIDAIIMPGFGTTQHTNDSATQLVEGLGVTSESIDIRPLALRTFLDIGHSPLGLAIDVSTKIDDLQSRLQKVDVNATDLKFENVQARLRTMLLMSRGFVLGTGDLSEQALGWSTYNGDHMSMYNVNASVPKTLVRYLVQYAADHRYRSSLHETLHRIADTPISPELLPPTEDGEIRQNTEASIGPYELHDFFLYHFVRGGCDVAKMCFMAEQTKFDLPHSAELIEATAKTFVRRFFQNQFKRNCVPDGPKIGSVSLSPRGDWRMPADASSAAFRD, from the coding sequence TTGACTTCATCGAACGAATTGACGTTTCCAAAGCAGCGACGGCAGCATGGTTTTTACCGAATCGCGGCGGTGTCACCGAAAGTCGTTGTGGCCGATCCCGCAGCAAATGCGGCGGAAACGATTCAGGCGATGGATGCTGTTGTTCAGCAATCTGATCCCGATTTGATACTGTTCCCGGAACTCGGATTGTCCGCATACACGTGCGGCGATTTATTCGCGACGCAGACGTTGTTGGATGCGAGTCTGGACGCGCTTCGGACGATCGTCACGCATTCCCATTCCTGCGACGCCGCGATCATCGTTGGTTTGCCACTGCGGGTGGGAACCAGCGTCATGAATGTCGCTGCACTAGTGCGTGGTGGGGTGATCCGCGGATTGGTGCCCAAGACGTTCTTGCCCAACTATCGCGAATTTTATGAAGCGAGGCATTTTCGAGCAGCTTCGGCTACCGATCCCGCGACCGTTCGGATTGATCGGCAAGACATCCCCTTTGGCACTGATTTGTTGTTTCAAGATGGTGCCGCGACGCTTGGGGTGGAAATTTGCGAAGATCTTTGGGTGCCAGTTCCACCGAGCAGTCATGCGGCGATCGCTGGTGCAAACGTGGTCGTCAATTTGTCCGCCAGCAACGAATTGATTGGCAAAGCTCAATGGCGTCGAGATTTGGTTGTCAGTCAATCGGGGCGTTTGATCGCGGCCTATGCCTACTCTTCGGCGGGTGGTGGTGAGTCAACGAGTGATTTGGTTTTCGGTGGACATTGTTTGATCGCCGAAAACGGGGCTTTGATCGGAGAGTCTCGACGGATTGGCGACACCGATGACGAAGACTTGCCAGTGCAAACCCAGTTGATTCGCGATGTCGACTTGCAACGACTCGACCATGATCGACGCGTGGTCGGTTCGTTCGATGATTTTCAGGCCTCGCTGCCTCGGCCTTACCGAACGATCGATGTGGCATGGGCAGGTTCGAAGAAACAGTCATCGTCTACCACGTTGTTGCGAACCGGAAAGGGCAATGAGAAGGATGCGACGCACAGCGATCAGTCAGACTTCAATCGATTGCTCCGGCGAGTGGATCCGCATCCATTTGTGCCAGACGATTTGTCTAAACGAGAAGAGCGGTGTGGGGAGATTCTTGCGATTCAAACCGCGGGATTGGTCAAACGGTTGCAGCAATTGCCAGCTGATCTACCACTAACAATCGGGATCTCCGGTGGGCTCGATAGCACCTTGGCATTGCTAGTCGCGGTTTCGGCGGTGGATCAACTGAAGCGAGATCGAAAGGTGATCGATGCGATCATCATGCCTGGATTCGGCACGACCCAGCACACCAACGACAGCGCGACGCAATTGGTCGAAGGGCTAGGGGTGACGTCGGAAAGCATTGATATCCGACCGCTCGCGTTGCGAACGTTCCTGGATATTGGGCATTCACCCTTGGGGTTGGCGATTGACGTTTCAACCAAAATTGATGACCTGCAGTCACGGCTACAAAAGGTTGACGTCAACGCGACCGACTTAAAATTTGAGAACGTCCAGGCGCGCCTCCGAACGATGTTGTTGATGAGTCGCGGATTTGTGCTTGGAACCGGTGACCTGTCCGAGCAGGCTCTAGGATGGAGCACTTACAACGGCGATCACATGTCCATGTACAACGTGAACGCATCGGTTCCGAAGACGTTGGTGCGTTACCTCGTGCAGTACGCCGCCGACCATCGGTATCGTTCGTCCTTGCACGAGACCTTGCATCGGATCGCCGACACGCCGATCTCGCCCGAACTATTACCGCCCACCGAAGATGGTGAGATCCGGCAAAACACTGAGGCTTCGATCGGCCCATACGAACTGCATGACTTCTTTCTGTATCACTTCGTTCGTGGTGGCTGTGACGTCGCGAAAATGTGTTTTATGGCGGAGCAAACGAAATTCGATTTGCCGCATTCCGCTGAGCTGATTGAGGCGACAGCGAAAACGTTTGTTCGGCGGTTCTTTCAAAATCAATTCAAACGCAACTGTGTTCCGGATGGACCGAAGATCGGTTCGGTCAGCTTGTCGCCCCGAGGTGATTGGCGGATGCCCGCTGATGCGTCGAGTGCCGCGTTCCGCGATTGA
- a CDS encoding metallophosphoesterase family protein, producing the protein MARYVIGDVHGCAKALRSMIQELAPTADDELIFLGDYIDRGPDSRDVIDQLIELQSACKVIPLRGNHEWMLQSVVSRGLDDAMWLRSGGKATVTSYGGSTGKIPKDHLAFFEALLPSYETDQEIFVHAMYDPSCDVESQSDELTYWTHLPASLPAPHHSGKRVFVGHTPQPTGEVLRHTHLVCMDTYCFGGGFLSAMDLESETVLQVDRHGHIRRVPVERFAMLMKGCVQWFRSRNS; encoded by the coding sequence ATGGCTCGGTATGTGATCGGCGACGTCCACGGTTGCGCCAAAGCCCTCCGGTCAATGATCCAGGAGCTCGCGCCTACCGCCGATGATGAGCTGATTTTCCTCGGCGACTACATCGACCGAGGCCCCGATTCTCGCGATGTCATCGATCAATTGATCGAATTGCAGTCGGCGTGCAAAGTGATTCCCCTGCGTGGTAACCATGAATGGATGCTGCAAAGCGTGGTTTCCCGAGGCTTGGACGATGCGATGTGGCTTCGCAGCGGCGGCAAAGCAACGGTGACCAGTTACGGTGGTTCAACGGGCAAAATCCCCAAAGATCACCTCGCGTTTTTTGAGGCGTTGCTTCCCAGTTACGAGACGGATCAAGAAATTTTCGTGCACGCGATGTACGACCCGAGTTGCGATGTCGAGTCACAGAGCGACGAGTTGACATATTGGACGCATCTGCCCGCGAGTCTGCCCGCACCTCATCACAGCGGGAAACGCGTTTTCGTCGGGCACACGCCCCAGCCGACCGGTGAAGTTCTGCGGCACACCCACCTGGTTTGCATGGACACGTATTGTTTCGGCGGTGGGTTTCTTTCCGCGATGGATTTGGAATCTGAGACGGTCCTGCAGGTGGATCGGCACGGGCACATCCGTCGTGTCCCCGTCGAGCGATTCGCGATGTTGATGAAAGGCTGCGTCCAGTGGTTCCGATCTCGGAATTCCTAG
- a CDS encoding YqgE/AlgH family protein, translated as MKTSQNCTGCFLIASPYLHDGNFFRSVVLIIRHTHEGAFGVVINRAGPQRFGDVIEMSDPSWQASSGPDMSSLLASQAESASLGDASDPNKTNESLQIHPDQIYLGGPVNGPVLALHNIAGIGDPCGVDIGEGAENDPAGSKTQLHDHPAEPWGSMSIQWADVPAWVTSDEDHLRLLARRDDAKLRYVVGYSGWGPMQLESELEEGGWLITPADTDSIFGPCEEVWEKLVRRCGQAIMKDLTPDVPFPSEQQGFDPGVN; from the coding sequence ATGAAAACGTCCCAGAATTGCACCGGTTGTTTCTTGATCGCGTCGCCATATTTGCATGACGGTAATTTTTTCCGATCTGTCGTGCTGATCATTCGGCACACGCACGAAGGTGCATTTGGCGTGGTCATTAACCGCGCGGGACCTCAGCGTTTTGGCGATGTGATTGAAATGAGCGATCCGTCGTGGCAGGCATCCAGCGGTCCGGACATGAGTTCATTGCTTGCATCGCAGGCTGAGTCGGCATCCTTGGGCGATGCCAGCGACCCGAACAAAACGAACGAGTCTCTTCAAATACACCCCGACCAGATTTATCTGGGCGGTCCAGTCAATGGACCCGTTTTGGCCCTGCACAACATTGCCGGTATTGGCGATCCGTGTGGAGTGGATATCGGCGAAGGGGCCGAAAATGATCCCGCAGGATCCAAGACACAGCTGCACGATCATCCAGCCGAACCATGGGGTTCGATGTCGATCCAGTGGGCGGACGTTCCGGCTTGGGTGACATCGGATGAAGACCACTTGAGATTGCTGGCTCGGCGAGACGACGCCAAGTTGCGTTATGTGGTTGGCTATTCGGGATGGGGGCCAATGCAATTGGAAAGCGAGTTGGAAGAAGGCGGTTGGTTAATCACTCCCGCCGACACGGATTCCATTTTTGGTCCCTGCGAAGAAGTCTGGGAAAAATTGGTGCGTCGTTGCGGCCAAGCGATCATGAAGGATTTGACGCCGGACGTGCCCTTCCCTTCTGAGCAACAGGGTTTCGACCCGGGTGTGAATTGA
- a CDS encoding ketoacyl-ACP synthase III: protein MPHAQIGPISVHLPEHVEDNATLKEQFPSWDLDLISEKTGIHQRHIAKPDETAADLAVQACEQLFERENLDRSSIDFVLLCTQTPDYPLPTTACLLQDRLGLRTQCGAIDFNLGCSGFVYGTAMADGLIRTGVAKKVLLVTAETYSKYIDENDRSLRTIFGDAAAATLITSADQPSLWGYQFGSDGSGADMLIVGNGGSRPAEDAIPPRHRKRWKSRLYMDGPSLINFTVEAIPRLVDEILTENGLSDDEIGHYLFHQATWKMLDQLRKRMEISPERLPVDLADVGNTVSCTLPILIDRMRQRDELVRNATNVLVGFGVGLSWGGCLWRDQYRDQS from the coding sequence GTGCCCCACGCCCAGATTGGTCCCATCTCGGTGCATCTTCCGGAACATGTGGAAGACAATGCGACGCTGAAGGAACAGTTCCCCTCGTGGGATCTCGACTTGATCTCGGAAAAAACGGGCATTCACCAGCGGCACATCGCCAAGCCGGACGAGACAGCGGCAGATTTGGCGGTTCAGGCGTGCGAGCAATTGTTTGAACGCGAAAACTTGGATCGGTCGTCGATCGATTTCGTATTGCTGTGCACCCAGACTCCGGATTATCCGCTGCCGACCACCGCATGCTTGCTGCAGGATCGGTTGGGGCTGCGAACCCAATGCGGCGCGATCGATTTCAATCTCGGTTGCAGCGGGTTTGTGTACGGCACCGCCATGGCCGACGGATTGATCCGGACCGGCGTTGCGAAAAAAGTTCTGCTCGTGACGGCGGAAACTTACAGTAAATACATCGATGAGAATGATCGCAGTTTGCGGACCATTTTCGGTGACGCCGCTGCGGCGACTTTGATCACGTCCGCCGACCAACCCTCTCTATGGGGATATCAATTCGGCAGCGACGGCAGTGGCGCGGACATGTTGATTGTGGGCAACGGCGGAAGTCGCCCGGCCGAGGACGCTATCCCGCCTCGCCACCGCAAGCGTTGGAAGAGTCGTCTGTATATGGATGGCCCCAGCCTGATCAACTTCACGGTCGAAGCGATCCCAAGGTTGGTGGATGAAATCCTGACGGAAAACGGATTGTCGGATGACGAAATCGGCCACTATCTCTTCCATCAGGCCACTTGGAAAATGTTGGACCAACTTCGCAAGCGAATGGAGATCTCTCCGGAGAGATTGCCGGTCGATTTGGCGGATGTCGGGAATACGGTATCTTGCACGTTGCCCATTCTGATCGATCGGATGCGACAACGCGACGAACTGGTTCGGAATGCAACCAATGTTTTGGTCGGTTTTGGCGTAGGTTTGTCCTGGGGTGGGTGCCTTTGGCGCGATCAGTACCGAGACCAGTCCTGA